The genomic segment AACAAAAGGTAAATTACTTTCAGGGAATAAAGATACCTGGATTCCTGATATTTCTACGGATTCAAGACAAATCAGGGAAGGTGACCTATTCATTGCCCTTAAAGGGGATAAGTTTGATGGACATAATTTTATTGAGGAGGTGATGCAAAAACAAGCCAGTGGCTTAATAATATCTAAAGAGATACCGATTACCGATTACCGATTACCGATTACCATTATCAAGGTAACCGACACATTAGTTGCTCTGGGGAAAATAGCCGCTTATTATCGCCAGAAATTCAAAATACCAGTAGTCGCCATTACCGGCAGTAATGGTAAAACCACGACTAAGGAAATGGCAGCCACACTTCTTGCAAAAAAATTTAATACCCTGAGAAGCAAAAGTAGCTTTAATAATGCTATTGGAGTTCCATTAACCCTGTTTGAACTAAATAAGACGACCCAGGCCGTGGTTCTGGAAATAGGTATGAATCATCCCGGTGAGATAAAATATCTCTCAGAAATTGCTAACCAGACGGCTGCCCTGATTACCAATATTGGCGAATCTCACATCGGTTATTTGAAGACAAAGGAAAATATCGCCAGCGAAAAAATGAAAATTTTAGAGCCTGCTGGTATCGCTATTTTAAATCGTGATGATGTATATCTGAGTAAAATAAAATTTAATGGCAAATTAATTACCTATGGTATTCATAATGAAGCGGATATTACTGCCCAGAATCTGCATCAGAATATGAATGGAGTCGAGTTCACTTTGAATAATCGTTATCATCTCTCAATCCCTATTTTAGGAAGACATAATGTTTATAATATTTTAGCGGCAACGGCGATTGCTTATGCCCTCGGATTGACTTTTGAAGAGATTGAAAAAGGATATGGTGAGTTAAAAACACCTTATGGCCGGATGGAATTAAGTTCTTTACCAGGCGGGACAAAAATTATTAATGATGCCTATAATGCCAATCCCACTTCAATGAAATGTGCTCTTGAAACATTAAGTCAAATTCAAACTGATGGTCAAAAGATTCTGGTTATGGGTGATATGCTGGAACTGGGCGACTTAAGTCAATCTTTTCATCAAACAACAGGAAAAGAAATTGCCAATTATGGGATTAATATTTTATTTACAATTGGAGACAATGCCTCTTTATCTGCTGATGAGGCTTGTAGAAGAGGGGTAGAGGTTTATAAATGTGGTTCTAATGATGAGATA from the bacterium genome contains:
- the murF gene encoding UDP-N-acetylmuramoyl-tripeptide--D-alanyl-D-alanine ligase, whose product is MEPIKVDEILQATKGKLLSGNKDTWIPDISTDSRQIREGDLFIALKGDKFDGHNFIEEVMQKQASGLIISKEIPITDYRLPITIIKVTDTLVALGKIAAYYRQKFKIPVVAITGSNGKTTTKEMAATLLAKKFNTLRSKSSFNNAIGVPLTLFELNKTTQAVVLEIGMNHPGEIKYLSEIANQTAALITNIGESHIGYLKTKENIASEKMKILEPAGIAILNRDDVYLSKIKFNGKLITYGIHNEADITAQNLHQNMNGVEFTLNNRYHLSIPILGRHNVYNILAATAIAYALGLTFEEIEKGYGELKTPYGRMELSSLPGGTKIINDAYNANPTSMKCALETLSQIQTDGQKILVMGDMLELGDLSQSFHQTTGKEIANYGINILFTIGDNASLSADEACRRGVEVYKCGSNDEIISKLKKLIQLEDIILVKGSRRMKLEEVVEGLK